One Mycolicibacterium sarraceniae genomic window carries:
- a CDS encoding (Fe-S)-binding protein — MTALDWGRLVVGLLATAIVLVFAAKRVLFLTNLIRSGQPISDESGRKDDIPARITAQFTEVFGQKKLLKWSIPGIAHFFTMWGFFILASVYLEAYGVLFNPEFHIPLVGRWNALGFLQDFFAVAVLLGIIVFAIIRLRSEPKDYGRDSRFYGSHTGGAWLILFMIFLVILTYAIFRGASVNALGDAFPYGWGAFFSHALAIPLEPLGHTANEWIETIALMGHIGVMLAFLLIVLHSKHLHIGLAPINVTFKRLPNGLGPLLPVEYKGQPIDFEDPAEDAVLGRGKIEDFTWKGYLDFTTCTECGRCQSQCPAWNTGKPLSPKLVIMNLRDHLFAKAPYIIGGKPMPNGENEAEQLVSTGGGFIESKHDEHHAVPESGFERIMGSGPEQATRPLVGTLEQGGVIDPDVLWSCTTCGACVEQCPVDIEHIDHIVDMRRYQVMMESEFPSELGVLFKNLENKGNPWGQNASDRTNWIDEVDFDVPVFGQDVESFAGYEYLFWVGCAGAYEDRAKKTTKAVAELLSVAGVKFLVLGTGETCTGDSARRSGNEFLFQQLASQNVETLNDLFEGVERVDRKIVVTCPHCFNTLGREYPQVGGNFTVLHHTQLLNRLVRDKKLVSVKPVGQDITYHDPCYLGRHNKVYDAPRELIGASGAKLTEMPRHADRGLCCGAGGARMWMEEHIGKRVNTERTEEAIDTGAATVATGCPFCRVMITDGVDDVAAARDIEKIEVLDVAQLLLGSLDLSSVTLPEKGTAAKEAEAAAAAAVAAAPAEAPPAPKAEPEPAPAAEVPAAPEAPAAAAPVKGLGIAGGAKRPGTKKAAAPAAEAPAAAAWAAEAPAKAEPPVKGLGIASGAKRPGAKKAAAPAPAAPAAEAPAAPAAEAPAAEAPAEAEPVNEPPVKGLGIAAGARRPGAKKAPAAAAAPADAAAPEVKAEPEATPEPAAAPEPKAEAPKTEEPPVKGLGIARGARPPGKR, encoded by the coding sequence GTGACCGCTCTCGACTGGGGCAGGCTGGTTGTTGGCCTGCTGGCAACCGCGATCGTGTTGGTGTTCGCCGCAAAGCGCGTGCTGTTCCTGACCAACCTGATCCGGTCGGGCCAGCCGATCAGCGACGAGAGCGGTCGCAAGGATGACATCCCGGCCCGCATCACAGCCCAATTCACCGAAGTCTTCGGCCAGAAGAAGCTGCTGAAATGGTCGATCCCCGGTATCGCCCATTTCTTTACGATGTGGGGCTTTTTCATTCTCGCGAGCGTGTATCTCGAGGCATACGGCGTTCTGTTCAACCCGGAATTCCACATTCCGTTGGTCGGTCGCTGGAATGCGCTGGGCTTCCTGCAGGACTTCTTCGCCGTCGCCGTGCTGCTCGGCATCATCGTCTTCGCGATCATCCGGTTGCGCTCCGAGCCCAAGGACTACGGCCGCGATTCGCGGTTCTATGGCTCGCACACCGGCGGTGCCTGGCTGATCCTCTTCATGATCTTCCTGGTCATCCTGACCTACGCGATCTTCCGCGGCGCCTCGGTGAACGCCCTCGGCGATGCGTTCCCGTACGGCTGGGGCGCGTTCTTCTCACACGCCCTTGCCATTCCACTCGAGCCGTTGGGCCACACCGCCAACGAGTGGATCGAAACCATCGCACTGATGGGCCACATCGGCGTCATGCTGGCGTTCCTGCTGATCGTGCTGCACTCCAAGCACCTGCACATCGGGCTCGCGCCGATCAACGTCACGTTCAAGCGACTGCCGAACGGCCTCGGCCCACTGCTGCCCGTTGAGTACAAGGGCCAGCCGATCGACTTCGAAGATCCCGCCGAAGACGCCGTCCTGGGCCGCGGCAAGATCGAGGACTTCACCTGGAAGGGCTACCTCGACTTCACCACCTGTACCGAGTGCGGTCGCTGCCAGTCCCAGTGCCCGGCGTGGAACACCGGAAAGCCGTTGTCCCCCAAGCTCGTCATCATGAACCTGCGCGACCACCTGTTCGCGAAGGCCCCCTACATCATCGGCGGAAAGCCGATGCCCAACGGCGAGAACGAAGCCGAGCAGCTCGTCTCCACCGGGGGAGGCTTCATCGAGTCCAAGCACGACGAGCATCACGCCGTCCCCGAGTCCGGCTTCGAGCGCATCATGGGATCCGGTCCGGAGCAGGCGACCCGCCCGCTGGTCGGCACCCTGGAGCAGGGCGGCGTCATCGACCCCGACGTGCTGTGGTCCTGCACCACCTGCGGCGCCTGCGTCGAGCAGTGCCCGGTGGACATCGAGCACATCGACCATATCGTCGACATGCGCCGCTACCAGGTGATGATGGAGTCCGAGTTCCCCTCCGAGCTCGGCGTGCTGTTCAAGAACCTGGAGAACAAGGGCAACCCGTGGGGGCAGAACGCCTCCGACCGCACCAACTGGATCGACGAGGTCGACTTCGACGTCCCGGTGTTCGGTCAGGACGTCGAGAGCTTCGCGGGTTACGAATATCTCTTCTGGGTGGGCTGCGCCGGCGCCTACGAGGATCGCGCGAAGAAGACGACAAAGGCGGTCGCCGAGCTGCTGTCGGTCGCGGGTGTGAAGTTCCTGGTCCTGGGCACCGGCGAGACCTGTACCGGTGACTCGGCACGGCGTTCGGGTAACGAGTTCCTGTTCCAGCAGCTGGCCTCGCAAAACGTCGAGACCCTCAACGACCTCTTCGAAGGAGTCGAGCGGGTCGACCGCAAGATCGTCGTCACCTGCCCGCACTGCTTCAACACCCTGGGCCGCGAATACCCGCAAGTGGGCGGCAATTTCACGGTGCTGCACCACACCCAGCTGCTGAATCGCCTGGTGCGGGACAAGAAGCTGGTGTCGGTCAAACCGGTCGGACAGGACATCACCTACCACGACCCGTGCTACCTGGGTCGGCACAACAAGGTGTACGACGCTCCTCGTGAGCTGATCGGCGCGTCCGGCGCCAAGCTCACCGAGATGCCCCGCCACGCCGACCGCGGCCTGTGCTGCGGCGCCGGTGGTGCGCGCATGTGGATGGAAGAGCACATCGGCAAGCGCGTCAACACCGAGCGCACCGAAGAAGCCATCGACACCGGTGCCGCCACGGTCGCCACCGGCTGCCCGTTCTGCCGCGTCATGATCACCGATGGCGTCGACGACGTGGCCGCGGCGCGCGATATCGAGAAGATCGAGGTTCTCGACGTCGCACAGCTGCTGCTGGGCTCGCTGGACCTGAGCTCAGTGACGCTGCCGGAGAAGGGCACCGCTGCCAAAGAGGCGGAGGCCGCTGCTGCGGCTGCCGTCGCCGCAGCACCGGCCGAGGCGCCCCCCGCACCCAAGGCCGAGCCTGAGCCGGCTCCCGCTGCCGAGGTGCCGGCCGCACCCGAGGCTCCTGCTGCGGCAGCACCCGTCAAGGGACTCGGTATCGCCGGTGGAGCCAAGCGCCCCGGCACCAAGAAGGCCGCTGCTCCCGCTGCCGAGGCACCTGCTGCGGCTGCATGGGCTGCTGAGGCACCGGCCAAGGCCGAGCCTCCCGTCAAGGGCCTGGGCATCGCCTCGGGTGCCAAGCGACCCGGCGCCAAGAAGGCTGCCGCACCGGCACCCGCCGCGCCGGCTGCTGAGGCACCCGCTGCACCTGCGGCTGAAGCCCCCGCTGCTGAAGCACCGGCCGAGGCTGAGCCCGTCAACGAGCCGCCGGTCAAGGGTCTCGGTATCGCTGCCGGCGCTCGTCGCCCGGGCGCCAAGAAGGCCCCAGCCGCGGCCGCGGCTCCGGCCGACGCTGCGGCGCCTGAGGTCAAGGCTGAGCCAGAAGCGACGCCTGAACCGGCTGCGGCACCAGAACCGAAGGCCGAAGCACCCAAGACTGAGGAGCCGCCGGTCAAGGGACTCGGCATCGCCAGGGGGGCACGCCCGCCGGGTAAGCGCTAA